The following proteins come from a genomic window of Flavobacterium crocinum:
- a CDS encoding DUF4369 domain-containing protein, with protein MKKILFVLTASAAIISCSKVKDGEYLITGTATGIENGKTIILQGADPATKMPVSLDTVKVENGKFEIKGKVTEPAFHTLILQGANSPIPLILETGEIKVTIDKDSIHKSKVSGTYNNDEYVTFTEDMNKTQKSLIDFQKKNNQKMQQAQQAQDTATINSLMKQYMEIQKEVGENSKKKFLAYAENHPKSYITALIVQQMLNDPAADTKKLESIYNSLDESVKNTTPGKEIKTRFGQAKMPTVGATAAPVGSAK; from the coding sequence ATGAAAAAAATACTTTTTGTACTTACAGCTTCTGCAGCTATCATTTCTTGCAGCAAAGTTAAAGATGGAGAATACCTTATTACAGGTACAGCTACAGGGATTGAAAATGGAAAAACGATCATTTTACAAGGTGCAGATCCTGCTACAAAAATGCCTGTTTCTCTTGATACAGTAAAAGTTGAAAACGGAAAATTTGAAATAAAAGGAAAAGTAACTGAGCCAGCTTTCCATACATTAATTTTACAAGGAGCTAATAGTCCTATTCCATTAATTCTTGAAACTGGAGAAATTAAAGTTACTATTGATAAAGATAGTATCCACAAATCTAAAGTTTCAGGAACTTACAATAATGATGAGTATGTAACTTTTACTGAAGACATGAACAAAACTCAAAAAAGTTTGATCGATTTCCAGAAAAAGAACAATCAGAAAATGCAACAAGCGCAACAAGCTCAGGATACAGCCACTATCAACAGCTTGATGAAACAATACATGGAAATCCAAAAAGAAGTTGGAGAAAACAGCAAAAAGAAATTTTTAGCTTATGCTGAAAATCATCCAAAATCTTACATCACTGCTTTAATTGTTCAACAGATGTTGAATGATCCAGCTGCTGATACTAAAAAATTGGAGAGTATTTATAACTCTTTAGATGAGTCTGTAAAAAACACTACTCCTGGAAAAGAAATCAAAACCAGATTTGGACAAGCAAAAATGCCAACTGTTGGAGCTACAGCTGCACCAGTAGGTAGCGCTAAATGA
- a CDS encoding DUF5004 domain-containing protein, translating to MKCKSFYWLALLMCFFALSCDNTEDGSYVDPITIYEKVNGNWQLANLKMVDETAKANKIEPSEENLSTYFNYEDFKINFNVDEKNRPTSYEVTGNVPPLFAPKGYWELSSDFQQTNDRATKIYLYSDAQKTQKTDELRLMSVPGKNEEMQLQLVRSSGGTPFVSYIFKLNAIN from the coding sequence ATGAAATGTAAAAGCTTTTATTGGTTAGCTCTTTTAATGTGTTTTTTTGCACTTAGTTGTGACAACACAGAAGATGGAAGCTACGTAGATCCGATTACTATTTATGAGAAAGTAAATGGCAATTGGCAATTAGCAAATTTGAAAATGGTCGATGAAACTGCGAAAGCAAATAAGATCGAACCGAGTGAAGAAAACTTGAGCACTTATTTTAACTACGAAGATTTTAAAATCAACTTTAACGTAGATGAAAAAAACAGGCCAACAAGTTATGAAGTAACTGGAAATGTTCCGCCTTTATTTGCTCCAAAAGGGTATTGGGAACTAAGTTCAGATTTCCAACAAACAAATGACCGTGCAACAAAAATCTATCTGTACAGTGATGCACAAAAAACGCAGAAAACAGATGAACTTCGATTAATGTCTGTTCCTGGGAAAAATGAAGAAATGCAGCTTCAGTTAGTGCGTTCTTCAGGCGGTACTCCATTTGTGTCTTACATCTTTAAATTAAATGCTATTAATTAA
- a CDS encoding sterol desaturase family protein yields MKNINFLAFAMPAFFLFLFLEYKLAQRKKRPEIFNYESSVSNISIGIAERLINLFIAASFYQLYYFIYDNYRIFEIPKNAFIWFALILATDFVWYWYHRLGHEVNFFWAAHIVHHHSEEFNFTAAARITTFQAIIRTGFWCVLPLIGFHPTMVITMLIVHGAYSFFTHTQLIGKIKWLEYIFVTPSVHGVHHASDEKYLDKNYGDMFTFWDRLFGTFQTEEEKPKYGLTHPLKSYSFLWQHFHYYFEIYELWKRSSGFKAKWKAVFGSPAHMDQDIRPVLEKRFLQDKASPNQRLRFKNYLYIQLGICTLILTAFTYYFDYLESYDKIFVLSSVILTLINCGALLEQRKWIYYLEYARLAMISTYFLYEEDLLVFFFVPIAIMIFVEQLFSLSTIYQNTILQLEPVE; encoded by the coding sequence ATGAAAAACATTAATTTTCTAGCCTTCGCCATGCCGGCCTTTTTTCTTTTTTTATTTTTAGAATATAAGCTTGCTCAACGCAAAAAAAGGCCTGAAATTTTTAATTATGAAAGTTCTGTTTCTAATATTAGTATCGGAATTGCCGAGCGTTTGATTAACTTGTTTATAGCAGCCAGTTTTTATCAGCTGTATTATTTTATTTATGATAATTACAGGATTTTCGAAATTCCGAAAAATGCATTCATTTGGTTTGCATTAATTCTTGCAACAGATTTTGTCTGGTACTGGTATCATCGATTAGGACACGAAGTGAATTTTTTCTGGGCAGCGCATATAGTGCATCATCACAGCGAAGAGTTTAATTTTACTGCAGCAGCCAGAATTACAACTTTCCAGGCCATAATCAGGACAGGATTTTGGTGTGTTTTACCTTTAATTGGTTTTCATCCCACAATGGTAATTACAATGCTAATTGTTCATGGTGCTTATTCTTTCTTTACACATACTCAATTAATTGGTAAAATAAAATGGCTGGAATATATATTTGTAACGCCTTCTGTTCATGGTGTTCATCATGCTTCTGACGAAAAATATCTGGATAAAAATTACGGCGATATGTTTACCTTTTGGGATCGTCTTTTCGGAACTTTTCAAACCGAAGAAGAAAAACCGAAATATGGTTTAACGCATCCGCTAAAAAGTTATAGTTTCTTGTGGCAGCATTTTCATTATTACTTTGAAATTTACGAATTATGGAAACGCTCCAGCGGCTTTAAAGCAAAATGGAAAGCCGTTTTTGGAAGTCCGGCACACATGGATCAGGATATTCGACCAGTTCTCGAAAAGCGTTTTCTGCAAGATAAAGCCTCTCCAAATCAAAGACTCCGATTTAAAAATTACCTGTATATACAATTAGGAATCTGCACTTTGATTCTAACTGCTTTTACGTATTACTTTGATTATTTAGAAAGTTATGATAAGATATTTGTGCTTTCGTCGGTTATTCTCACTTTAATTAACTGTGGTGCTTTATTAGAACAACGAAAATGGATTTATTATCTGGAATATGCACGACTTGCTATGATTTCTACTTATTTTTTATACGAAGAAGATTTGCTGGTGTTTTTCTTCGTGCCAATCGCAATTATGATTTTCGTAGAGCAATTATTCTCATTAAGTACCATTTATCAAAATACCATTTTACAGTTGGAACCTGTTGAGTAA
- a CDS encoding Glu/Leu/Phe/Val family dehydrogenase has product MSSEIIKHNPFQSMIDRFNIAADILNLDDSIKQKLQRPEKQITVNFSITLDNGEVQNFEGYRVIHNTALGPSKGGIRYDTAVNLDEVKALAAWMTWKSAVTGIPFGGAKGGIICDPRKHSKTELEKITRAYTKALSDIFGPEKDVPAPDMGTGPDEMGWLMDEFSLLHGRPIHAVVTGKHLHSGGSLGRVEATGRGVSIISLLALKKLKIRPARATAVIQGFGNVGLHSALFLYEKGVKIIAVSDVSEAFYNPNGINIPELILYYNLNNKTIKGYPNSVAIKHEDLLLLETDLLIPAAKEDVITQKNAGDIKARIIIEGANGPVSSDADQILHDKNILVVPDILANAGGVTVSYFEWLQNSLLESWRIHQINKRLEDILEKGFDTVFRVAVKHNVTPRIAAYIIALKKVAETQSVKEIALEAPQYKQN; this is encoded by the coding sequence ATGAGTTCAGAAATTATAAAACACAATCCCTTTCAATCGATGATTGATCGATTTAATATAGCGGCAGACATTTTGAATTTAGATGATTCTATCAAACAAAAACTGCAGCGACCAGAAAAACAGATTACAGTAAACTTTTCTATTACTTTGGATAACGGAGAAGTTCAAAACTTTGAAGGTTACAGAGTTATTCACAACACGGCTTTAGGACCTTCAAAAGGCGGAATTCGTTATGATACTGCTGTAAATCTGGATGAAGTAAAAGCACTTGCCGCCTGGATGACCTGGAAATCTGCTGTAACTGGAATTCCGTTTGGTGGAGCAAAAGGCGGCATTATTTGCGATCCGAGAAAACATTCTAAAACCGAATTAGAAAAAATTACAAGAGCTTATACCAAAGCTTTATCCGATATTTTCGGACCGGAAAAAGACGTTCCGGCACCAGACATGGGAACAGGTCCGGACGAAATGGGCTGGCTGATGGATGAGTTTTCTCTATTGCACGGAAGACCAATTCATGCCGTTGTTACAGGAAAACACCTTCATTCGGGAGGGTCTTTAGGAAGAGTCGAAGCAACGGGAAGAGGGGTAAGTATTATTAGTCTTTTGGCCCTTAAAAAACTGAAAATCAGACCTGCGAGAGCAACCGCAGTAATTCAGGGATTTGGAAATGTTGGACTGCATTCGGCTTTGTTTTTATATGAAAAAGGGGTAAAGATTATTGCGGTGAGTGATGTTTCGGAAGCTTTTTACAATCCGAATGGAATTAATATCCCAGAATTGATTTTGTATTACAATCTCAATAACAAAACGATAAAAGGTTATCCAAATTCGGTTGCGATTAAACATGAAGATTTATTGCTTTTAGAAACCGATTTGTTGATTCCGGCAGCCAAGGAAGATGTAATTACGCAAAAGAATGCCGGTGATATTAAAGCAAGAATTATTATTGAAGGTGCCAATGGACCGGTTTCTTCAGATGCAGATCAGATTTTACATGATAAAAATATATTAGTTGTTCCTGATATTTTGGCTAATGCGGGCGGTGTTACCGTTTCTTATTTCGAATGGCTTCAGAATTCACTTTTGGAGTCCTGGAGAATTCACCAGATTAATAAACGTCTGGAGGATATTTTAGAGAAAGGTTTCGATACTGTTTTTAGAGTGGCAGTAAAACACAACGTAACGCCTCGTATTGCTGCTTATATTATTGCTTTGAAAAAAGTGGCCGAGACACAATCTGTAAAAGAGATTGCGTTGGAAGCTCCTCAATATAAACAGAATTAA
- a CDS encoding magnesium chelatase codes for MEINTIKTLGQLKAAGYKSTSIKDELRNNLREKIKSGKPVFEGVHGFENTVIPELERAILSRHNINLLGLRGQAKTRLARKMVELLDEYIPFVEGSEINDDPLNPISRFAKDLIAEKGDETPISWLHRSERFFEKLATPDVTVADLIGDVDPIKAANLKLSYADDRVIHFGMIPRANRCIFVINELPDLQARIQVALFNILQEGDIQIRGFKLRMPLDMQFVFTANPEDYTNRGSIVTPLKDRIGSQILTHYPETIAIARTITEQESKLDKNQTNLVYVPSLARDILEQISFEARESEYIDNKSGVSARMSITAFENLISTAERRALISGADKTTLRLSDFIGIIPAITGKVELVYEGEQEGADVVAETLIGSAIRTLFPEYFPKIEKLEKPDEKTPYSDIVEWFFAESGFELLDDASDKEYKAILDEVTPLDVLIKKYQPQTAKEDLYFLKEFVLWGLVEYKKLSKDRFDKGNQFRDIYGSYISKF; via the coding sequence ATGGAAATAAATACTATAAAGACATTAGGTCAGTTAAAAGCCGCTGGATATAAGAGTACAAGCATTAAGGATGAATTGCGAAATAATCTTCGAGAAAAAATAAAATCCGGAAAACCTGTTTTTGAAGGGGTTCATGGTTTTGAGAATACGGTAATTCCCGAATTAGAAAGAGCTATTTTATCTCGTCATAATATCAATTTACTAGGACTTCGCGGACAGGCGAAAACACGTTTAGCTCGCAAAATGGTTGAATTGTTGGATGAATATATTCCGTTTGTGGAAGGTTCAGAAATCAATGACGATCCGTTAAATCCGATTTCTCGTTTTGCAAAAGATTTAATTGCGGAAAAAGGTGATGAAACGCCAATTTCATGGTTGCACAGAAGCGAACGTTTCTTTGAAAAGCTGGCAACTCCTGATGTAACGGTTGCTGATTTAATTGGAGATGTTGACCCAATTAAAGCCGCAAATTTAAAGTTATCGTATGCAGATGACCGCGTAATTCATTTCGGAATGATTCCAAGAGCCAATCGTTGTATTTTTGTGATTAATGAATTACCGGATTTACAAGCTAGAATTCAGGTAGCATTATTCAATATTCTGCAGGAAGGTGACATTCAAATTAGAGGATTTAAATTGAGAATGCCTTTGGATATGCAGTTTGTTTTTACAGCAAATCCGGAAGATTATACGAATAGAGGAAGTATTGTAACGCCTTTAAAAGATAGAATTGGTTCTCAGATTCTGACACATTATCCTGAAACTATTGCTATTGCCAGAACGATTACAGAACAGGAATCTAAACTGGATAAAAATCAAACTAATCTTGTTTATGTTCCAAGTCTGGCGAGAGATATTTTAGAGCAGATTAGTTTTGAAGCCCGTGAAAGTGAATACATCGATAATAAAAGTGGCGTAAGTGCCAGAATGAGTATTACTGCTTTTGAGAATTTAATTAGTACAGCAGAACGCCGCGCTTTAATTTCAGGAGCAGATAAAACCACTTTACGTTTATCCGATTTTATCGGAATTATTCCGGCTATTACCGGAAAAGTAGAATTGGTTTATGAAGGAGAGCAGGAGGGAGCCGATGTGGTAGCAGAAACGCTGATTGGTTCTGCGATTCGAACTTTGTTTCCGGAATATTTTCCGAAAATTGAAAAATTAGAAAAACCGGACGAAAAAACGCCATATTCTGATATAGTGGAATGGTTTTTTGCCGAAAGTGGTTTCGAATTATTAGACGATGCTTCAGACAAAGAATATAAAGCTATTCTGGACGAAGTAACACCTTTAGATGTTTTAATTAAAAAATATCAGCCTCAAACGGCAAAAGAAGATCTTTACTTTTTGAAAGAATTTGTTCTTTGGGGATTGGTTGAATATAAAAAGTTAAGCAAAGACCGATTTGACAAAGGAAATCAGTTTAGGGATATTTACGGAAGTTATATTAGTAAGTTCTAA
- a CDS encoding DMT family transporter produces the protein MLFLILSILCSVIVGVIFKISRKYNANPSQIISFNYIAAIALCYFTFSPDLNALDNNAPLEIYTAVGILLPIVFLFLALSIKFMGIAKTDAAQRLSLFIPILAAWLWFNEAFNTYKVIGVVIGFAALLFILRKPSDNQENKWVYPAMVLFGFGIVDILFKKIALYTVVPYTTSLFFVFLIAFAVSIAIVAYKLLINKEKFEAKNIPFGILVGIFNFCNILFYLKAHKAFAENPSTVFAGMNMGVIVLGTIVGAYFFKEKLSKINVFGLFLALIAIVFIFLSQLQ, from the coding sequence ATGTTATTTCTTATTCTAAGCATTTTATGCAGTGTTATTGTTGGGGTTATCTTCAAAATTTCCAGAAAATATAATGCCAATCCTTCTCAGATTATTTCTTTCAATTACATTGCAGCAATAGCGCTTTGTTATTTTACTTTTAGTCCTGATTTAAATGCTTTAGATAATAATGCTCCTTTAGAAATTTACACGGCTGTTGGAATCTTGCTTCCAATTGTCTTTTTATTTTTGGCACTTTCGATAAAATTTATGGGAATTGCCAAAACGGATGCTGCACAGCGTTTATCCCTTTTTATTCCGATTCTCGCAGCTTGGTTGTGGTTTAATGAAGCTTTTAATACTTATAAGGTTATTGGAGTTGTAATTGGTTTTGCGGCACTTTTGTTTATTCTAAGAAAGCCATCAGATAATCAGGAAAATAAATGGGTTTATCCTGCAATGGTACTGTTTGGTTTCGGAATTGTTGATATTCTTTTTAAGAAAATCGCATTGTACACTGTTGTGCCTTATACAACCTCTTTGTTTTTTGTATTTCTAATTGCCTTTGCAGTTTCTATAGCTATTGTAGCGTATAAACTTTTAATCAATAAAGAGAAATTTGAAGCTAAAAATATTCCGTTTGGTATTTTGGTCGGAATCTTCAATTTCTGTAACATTCTGTTTTACCTGAAAGCACATAAAGCATTTGCTGAAAATCCGTCAACGGTTTTTGCCGGAATGAATATGGGAGTGATTGTTTTAGGAACGATAGTTGGCGCTTATTTCTTCAAAGAAAAGCTTTCTAAAATTAATGTCTTCGGACTGTTTTTGGCTTTAATTGCGATTGTTTTTATCTTTTTATCGCAATTGCAGTAA
- a CDS encoding KTSC domain-containing protein encodes MKKIVEYRKLLNVEKTAELKDLKTIYRNAMKESHPDKFVGDEAGLKAAEEKSKTIIEAYHFLVSIHPDTIKLNLPEYTETISTCSITDFKFVEGRLIIDFSNGSVYEYISVPKATYVKMVNADSPARFAKRHILNAFTWRKKTNQE; translated from the coding sequence ATGAAAAAAATAGTTGAATACCGCAAGTTACTAAACGTAGAAAAAACTGCAGAATTAAAAGATTTAAAAACAATTTATCGCAATGCGATGAAAGAATCTCATCCTGATAAATTCGTTGGAGATGAAGCTGGTCTTAAAGCTGCAGAAGAAAAAAGTAAAACGATTATCGAAGCTTACCACTTTTTAGTAAGTATTCACCCTGATACTATCAAACTTAATTTACCTGAGTACACAGAAACAATTTCAACTTGTTCTATCACAGATTTTAAATTTGTTGAAGGTCGTTTAATTATTGATTTTTCTAACGGAAGTGTTTACGAATACATTAGTGTTCCTAAAGCAACTTACGTAAAAATGGTAAATGCTGATTCTCCTGCAAGATTTGCAAAAAGACATATTTTAAATGCTTTTACCTGGAGAAAAAAAACAAATCAGGAATAG
- a CDS encoding YchJ family protein: protein MEKNRLMENKKCFCDTGLPFESCCGLYLNGSQKAPSALSLMRSRYSAYATHNADYLMETTYVSERKYYSKPEILRWAVSNKWEKLEILSFTENTVEFKAYFLDSDNKPQTHYEFSAFKFENGAWYYLDGKFE, encoded by the coding sequence ATGGAGAAGAACCGGTTGATGGAGAATAAAAAATGTTTCTGTGATACAGGATTGCCTTTTGAAAGCTGCTGCGGATTGTATTTAAACGGAAGTCAAAAAGCACCTTCAGCATTAAGTTTAATGCGCTCAAGATATTCTGCTTATGCAACTCATAATGCCGATTATTTAATGGAAACCACTTATGTTTCAGAAAGAAAATACTATTCGAAACCTGAAATTTTAAGATGGGCTGTTTCTAATAAATGGGAGAAACTGGAAATTCTGAGTTTTACTGAAAATACTGTAGAATTCAAAGCTTACTTTTTGGATTCGGATAATAAACCTCAGACACATTATGAATTTTCTGCTTTTAAATTCGAAAATGGAGCTTGGTATTATTTGGATGGAAAGTTTGAATAA
- a CDS encoding vWA domain-containing protein → MKNEFKKGFYFKTYEAPFQSPFDKLFTIFKELITHTSGDFDEAINWLRELDKEYKLTDENYTIDDFIEDLKKKGYIRDEVKGDGSSGFGITAKTERAIRQQALDQIFGNLKKSGSGNHKTKYAGSGDEHTGEFREYNFGDSLERISLTESLRNAQVNNGVDNFMLTENDLIVEDAQYKAQMSTVLMIDISHSMILYGEDRITPAKKVAMALAELITTRYPKDTLDILVFGNDAWTIPIKDLPYLQVGPYHTNTVAGLQLAMDILRRKRNTNKQIFMITDGKPSCVRERDGSYYMNSNGLDEYIVDKCYTQAQQARKLHIPITTFMIARDPYLQRFVNQFTEANQGKAFYTGLKGLGEMIFEDYEANRKKRIK, encoded by the coding sequence ATGAAAAACGAATTTAAAAAAGGCTTTTATTTTAAGACTTACGAAGCTCCTTTTCAGTCTCCGTTTGATAAACTTTTTACGATTTTTAAAGAGTTGATCACCCATACTTCGGGTGATTTTGATGAAGCTATAAACTGGCTTAGGGAACTGGATAAAGAATACAAACTAACCGACGAGAATTACACTATAGACGATTTTATCGAAGATTTAAAAAAGAAAGGTTACATCAGAGATGAAGTAAAAGGCGATGGAAGTTCCGGTTTTGGAATTACTGCAAAAACCGAAAGAGCGATCAGACAGCAGGCTTTGGATCAGATTTTTGGAAATCTGAAAAAATCCGGAAGCGGAAATCATAAAACCAAATATGCCGGAAGCGGTGATGAACATACGGGCGAATTCCGCGAATATAATTTCGGCGACAGCCTGGAAAGAATTTCATTAACTGAAAGCCTTCGAAATGCTCAGGTCAATAATGGCGTAGATAATTTTATGCTGACAGAAAATGATTTGATTGTAGAAGATGCGCAGTACAAAGCACAAATGAGTACGGTTTTAATGATTGATATCAGTCACAGTATGATTTTGTACGGCGAAGACCGAATCACGCCGGCGAAAAAAGTTGCGATGGCTTTGGCGGAACTAATTACAACAAGATACCCAAAAGATACGTTAGATATTTTGGTTTTTGGTAACGATGCCTGGACAATTCCAATTAAAGATTTACCGTATTTGCAGGTTGGACCGTATCATACCAATACCGTTGCAGGTTTGCAATTAGCAATGGATATTCTGCGCAGGAAACGAAATACGAACAAACAGATTTTCATGATTACTGACGGAAAACCAAGTTGCGTTCGCGAACGCGATGGTTCTTATTATATGAATAGTAACGGTTTGGATGAATATATTGTGGATAAGTGTTACACACAAGCGCAGCAGGCAAGAAAGCTTCATATTCCGATCACTACTTTTATGATTGCAAGAGATCCATATTTACAGCGTTTTGTGAATCAGTTTACGGAAGCCAATCAGGGAAAAGCATTTTATACTGGACTGAAAGGTTTGGGTGAAATGATTTTTGAAGATTATGAAGCGAATAGGAAGAAGAGAATTAAATAA
- a CDS encoding DUF6377 domain-containing protein, which yields MRRILILLFFIGGFSLTAKETNPYLEELDQVLLKKDIYLKKKYRKIEVLKKNIAKFTLSQNNEELYNCYMSLFDEYKSFKYDSAYYYLEQSKIKAKVLKDPKFLSKSRIKEGFVLLSSGLFKEAIDTLNVIDDTKLDLKNKFEYYNIKARAYYDLADYNRDQRFNIHYVQQGNHFLKKALELIGTNTNEYWAAESLKRLKQQDWRGAEFAFSYWINNYTLPPDYYGIATSSLGYIYSERGYTKKAIQYLALAAIADVKNATKETVALRNLANELFKMGYLEKANEYINIAMDDATFYNARHRKIEISSILPIIEKAQLNNVKDKNDKLEKIIILLTILTVIIFVFLGIIFKQLKEKNKARKTMAESYLKLQEMNVSLSEANAIKEEYITYFIKATSVFINKIDHIQKSTLHKIITKKTDEVIASLKRYNVKEERENLFHQFDEIFLRLFPTFVTEFNKLFPNDHKCIVKKGELLNTELRIFALYRLGIQDSNQMAEFLELSVATIYTYKTRIKSKSDFKDTFEQKIMEIKTI from the coding sequence ATGCGAAGAATATTGATACTGCTTTTCTTCATAGGAGGTTTTTCTCTAACTGCGAAAGAGACAAATCCTTATTTAGAAGAATTAGATCAGGTACTTTTAAAAAAAGACATCTATCTAAAAAAGAAATATCGAAAAATTGAAGTTTTAAAGAAAAATATAGCCAAGTTTACACTCAGTCAAAATAATGAAGAGTTATATAACTGTTATATGTCACTTTTTGATGAATACAAATCTTTTAAATACGACTCGGCCTATTACTATCTGGAACAATCTAAAATCAAAGCCAAAGTTTTAAAAGATCCTAAGTTTTTATCCAAAAGCCGAATTAAAGAAGGTTTCGTATTGCTTTCCTCCGGATTATTTAAAGAAGCCATTGATACTTTAAATGTTATTGATGATACTAAACTGGATCTCAAAAACAAATTCGAATATTATAATATAAAAGCCCGCGCTTATTATGATTTAGCCGATTACAACCGTGATCAGCGTTTTAATATTCATTATGTACAACAAGGAAATCATTTTCTGAAAAAGGCTTTAGAATTAATAGGAACCAATACTAACGAATATTGGGCTGCAGAAAGTTTGAAACGTCTTAAACAGCAAGACTGGCGTGGTGCCGAATTTGCATTTAGTTATTGGATTAATAACTATACTCTTCCTCCTGATTATTACGGAATTGCAACTTCTAGTCTTGGTTATATTTATTCGGAAAGAGGTTATACCAAAAAAGCTATTCAATATTTAGCACTGGCTGCAATCGCCGATGTCAAAAATGCGACTAAAGAAACCGTTGCACTTCGAAATTTAGCCAATGAGCTCTTTAAAATGGGGTATTTGGAGAAAGCCAATGAATATATCAATATTGCAATGGACGATGCGACTTTTTATAATGCCAGACATCGAAAAATTGAGATTTCATCGATTCTTCCAATTATAGAAAAAGCACAGTTAAACAATGTAAAAGACAAAAATGATAAACTGGAAAAGATCATTATTCTTTTAACCATTTTGACTGTTATCATATTTGTTTTCCTGGGAATTATCTTCAAACAATTAAAAGAGAAAAATAAAGCCCGTAAAACTATGGCGGAATCCTATTTAAAACTTCAGGAAATGAATGTAAGTTTAAGCGAAGCCAACGCCATTAAGGAGGAATATATTACGTATTTTATCAAGGCAACTTCGGTTTTCATTAATAAAATAGATCATATTCAGAAAAGTACGCTTCATAAAATCATCACTAAAAAAACAGATGAAGTTATTGCGAGTTTAAAACGTTATAATGTAAAAGAAGAAAGGGAAAATCTATTTCACCAATTTGATGAAATCTTCTTGAGATTGTTCCCAACTTTTGTAACGGAATTCAATAAATTGTTTCCAAACGATCATAAATGTATCGTCAAAAAAGGCGAACTTTTGAATACCGAATTACGAATTTTTGCTTTGTACAGATTAGGAATTCAGGACAGCAATCAAATGGCCGAATTCCTGGAACTTTCTGTGGCTACAATCTATACGTACAAAACCAGAATCAAAAGCAAATCTGATTTTAAAGATACTTTCGAGCAGAAAATTATGGAGATAAAGACTATTTAA